The following coding sequences lie in one Arachis hypogaea cultivar Tifrunner chromosome 9, arahy.Tifrunner.gnm2.J5K5, whole genome shotgun sequence genomic window:
- the LOC112711740 gene encoding AUGMIN subunit 2, translating into MSTEVGRKSPRRTGGMSDALSIAADLGFSVSPLTPTQSLQISSPTTPEKGQDLIRLLRELSSAQRKIADLQVELQARKDDKNVAHLTHVIEMEKKIETLARITAILKDVIQKKDRIVARLQQPYSLHCIHVEAEYQKEFSELLMKAASDYGDLTASVTDLQWSRNFKDPPSVWGEMLRPIPVALACCTRFFEAMCATRESFAALQKLRVDHFDSPQTLPGISDCLTPPQWKSEANFDDLAADTNEEN; encoded by the exons ATGTCGACGGAGGTAGGAAGGAAGTCCCCTAGACGCACCGGTGGCATGTCCGACGCTCTCTCCATTGCCGCCGATCTTGGTTTCTCCGTTTCGCCTCTCACACCCACCCAATCCCTTCAGATTTCGTCCCCTACTACACCCGAAAAGGGCCAAGATCTCATCCGACTTTTGAGAGAACTCTCCTCCGCCCAACGCAAAATCGCTGATTTGCAAGTCGAGCTTCAAGCCCGAAAG GACGATAAGAATGTTGCACATTTGACTCATGTAATCGAAATGGAGAAGAAGATTGAGACTTTAGCAAGGATTACTGCTATACTCAAAGATGTTATACAGAAGAAG GATCGCATTGTAGCTCGTCTGCAGCAGCCATATTCCCttcattgcattcatgtagaagCTGAATATCAG AAAGAGTTTTCTGAGCTGCTGATGAAGGCAGCTAGTGATTATGGTGACTTGACAGCATCAGTGACAGATTTACAATGGAGTCGGAATTTCAAGGACCCTCCTTCAGTCTGGGGA GAAATGCTTCGACCGATACCTGTAGCTTTGGCATGTTGCACTCGGTTCTTTGAAGCCATGTGTGCCACAAGAGAGTCATTTGCTGCACTTCAAAAACTGAGAGTTGATCATTTTGATTCCCCTCAAACACTGCCAGGAATTTCTGATTGTCTAACTCCACCTCAGTGGAAATCCGAAGCTAACTTTGATGACTTAGCTGCTGACACCAACGAGGAGAACTAG